One uncultured Alphaproteobacteria bacterium genomic region harbors:
- a CDS encoding TRAP transporter solute receptor, TAXI family → MRLQKKSIVSAAIFATVMGSMSVADAADQRFITIGTGGVTGVYYAVGGAICRLMNKDYKTTGVRCSTESTGGSVFNVNAIKSGELDFGLSQSDVQYNAYEGKAQFEKDGKVADLRAVFGVHAEPLTVLARRDANVNKFEDFAGKRFNVGNPGSGTLASMEELLAAMKWTRAKFSLAAELKPDEMGPALCDNKIDGFVFTVGHPSAAIQDPTTACNAKIIPLEGAAVDAIVKAHPYYSVATIPGGMYAGNPDPVKTYGVRATVVTSAKVPDDIVYNLVKAVFDNFDDFKKLHPAFAHLDPKDMVKAGLSAPLHPGAAKYYKEKGWL, encoded by the coding sequence ATGCGTTTGCAGAAGAAGTCGATCGTATCCGCCGCCATCTTCGCCACCGTGATGGGCTCGATGAGCGTCGCCGACGCCGCCGACCAGCGCTTCATCACCATCGGCACCGGCGGCGTCACCGGCGTCTACTATGCCGTCGGTGGGGCGATTTGCCGCCTGATGAACAAGGATTACAAGACCACCGGGGTGCGCTGCTCGACCGAATCCACCGGCGGCTCGGTGTTCAACGTCAACGCGATCAAGTCGGGCGAGCTCGACTTCGGCCTCAGCCAGTCCGACGTGCAGTACAACGCCTACGAAGGCAAGGCCCAGTTCGAGAAGGACGGCAAGGTCGCCGACCTGCGCGCGGTCTTCGGCGTGCATGCGGAGCCGCTCACCGTGCTCGCCCGCCGCGACGCCAACGTCAACAAGTTCGAGGACTTCGCCGGCAAGCGCTTCAACGTCGGCAACCCCGGCTCGGGCACCCTCGCCTCGATGGAAGAGCTGCTCGCCGCGATGAAGTGGACCCGCGCGAAGTTCTCCCTCGCCGCCGAGCTGAAGCCCGACGAAATGGGCCCGGCGCTGTGCGACAACAAGATCGACGGCTTCGTCTTCACCGTCGGCCATCCGTCGGCGGCGATCCAGGATCCGACCACCGCGTGCAACGCCAAGATCATCCCGCTCGAGGGCGCGGCGGTCGACGCGATCGTCAAGGCGCATCCGTACTACTCCGTCGCCACCATTCCGGGCGGCATGTACGCGGGCAACCCGGACCCGGTGAAGACCTACGGCGTGCGCGCCACCGTGGTCACCTCGGCGAAGGTGCCGGACGACATCGTCTACAACCTCGTGAAGGCGGTGTTCGACAACTTCGACGACTTCAAGAAGCTGCATCCGGCGTTCGCCCACCTCGATCCGAAGGATATGGTGAAGGCGGGTCTGTCGGCGCCGCTGCATCCCGGCGCCGCGAAGTACTACAAGGAGAAGGGCTGGCTCTGA
- a CDS encoding Methyl-accepting chemotaxis protein, putative (fragment) has translation MAQSRSIKTKIALLAGLCLIATAAATTAASYFFAAANTAYVTATVSDLVDRKTRDSLQNLATGQANLLRAKFEEALNAARTLADVFAIVGAPHGNSVPDNLRRKVMLNILNQTLKGNPAFNGTYSAWEPNAVDGNDEMFRDNAFVGSDATGRFLPYWTRDPESGFITVQPLVEYDSRELHPNGTMKGGWYLGPKETGRESVLGPLPYVVQGKNVFLATMSAPILSQGRFLGVAGADFNLRFVQELR, from the coding sequence ATGGCGCAGTCGCGATCGATCAAAACCAAAATCGCCCTTCTCGCGGGGCTGTGCCTGATCGCGACCGCGGCGGCGACGACCGCCGCGAGCTACTTCTTCGCCGCCGCCAACACCGCCTACGTCACCGCCACGGTGTCCGACCTCGTCGACCGCAAGACCCGGGACTCGCTACAGAACCTCGCCACCGGACAGGCCAACCTGCTGCGCGCCAAGTTCGAGGAGGCTCTCAACGCCGCCCGCACCCTCGCCGACGTCTTCGCGATCGTCGGCGCGCCGCACGGCAACAGCGTGCCGGACAACCTGCGCCGTAAGGTGATGCTCAACATCCTCAACCAGACCCTCAAGGGCAACCCGGCGTTCAACGGCACCTATTCGGCGTGGGAACCGAACGCGGTCGACGGGAACGACGAGATGTTCCGCGACAACGCCTTCGTCGGATCCGACGCCACCGGTCGGTTCCTCCCCTACTGGACCCGCGATCCCGAGTCCGGCTTCATCACCGTGCAGCCGCTCGTCGAGTACGACAGCCGCGAACTGCACCCCAACGGCACGATGAAGGGCGGCTGGTACCTCGGCCCCAAGGAAACCGGCCGCGAAAGCGTGCTCGGGCCGCTGCCCTACGTGGTGCAGGGCAAGAACGTGTTCCTGGCGACGATGTCCGCGCCGATCCTCTCGCAGGGGCGCTTCCTCGGCGTCGCCGGGGCCGACTTCAACCTCCGGTTCGTGCAGGAGCTGCGGTGA
- a CDS encoding Uncharacterized aminotransferase C1771.03c, translating to MTHILHRQIKGVLPTAVGGRGVELFDADGKSYIDASGGAAVSCLGHNHPDVIAAIKAQADALAFAHTGFFTSAPAEALADRLIATAPKGLDYVYFVSGGSEAVEAALKMARQYFVETGEPQRTKIVAREQSYHGNTVGALSAGGNRWRRRLYEPILLDTHHIPPCYAYRHRAPGESDAAYAARAAQALEDKILELGPETVMAFVAETVVGATAGAVPPVADYFKRIRAICDKYGVLLILDEVMSGMGRTGTLHACEQEGVSPDLLTIAKGLGGGYQPIGATLLSKRIYDAFARGSGFFQHGHTYMGHPMACAAALAVQQVIARDDLLANVRAMGARLAAGLQARFGDHRFVGDIRGRGLFQALELVADRDSKEPFDPALKLHARVKQAAMARGLMVYPSGGTVDGERGDHVLLAPPFIATAGTIDAIVVRLGEALDAALSDAGLSS from the coding sequence ATGACCCACATCCTGCACCGCCAGATCAAGGGGGTGCTGCCGACCGCGGTCGGCGGCCGCGGCGTCGAGCTGTTCGACGCCGACGGCAAGAGCTATATCGACGCCTCGGGCGGGGCGGCGGTTTCGTGCCTCGGGCACAACCATCCGGACGTGATCGCGGCGATCAAGGCGCAGGCCGACGCGCTTGCCTTCGCCCACACCGGGTTCTTCACCTCGGCGCCCGCCGAGGCGCTCGCCGACCGCCTGATCGCCACCGCGCCGAAGGGGCTCGACTACGTCTACTTCGTCTCCGGCGGTTCGGAGGCGGTGGAGGCCGCGCTCAAGATGGCGCGCCAGTACTTCGTCGAAACCGGCGAGCCGCAGCGCACGAAGATCGTCGCCCGCGAGCAGAGCTACCACGGCAACACCGTCGGCGCGCTGTCGGCGGGCGGCAACCGCTGGCGGCGCAGGCTCTATGAGCCGATCCTGCTCGACACCCACCACATTCCCCCGTGCTACGCCTACCGTCACCGGGCTCCCGGCGAGAGCGACGCCGCCTACGCCGCCCGCGCCGCCCAGGCGCTCGAGGACAAGATCCTCGAACTCGGGCCGGAGACCGTGATGGCGTTCGTCGCCGAGACCGTGGTCGGCGCGACCGCGGGCGCGGTGCCGCCGGTCGCCGACTACTTCAAGCGCATCCGCGCGATCTGCGACAAGTACGGCGTGCTGCTGATCCTCGACGAGGTGATGAGCGGCATGGGCCGCACCGGCACCCTCCACGCCTGCGAACAGGAAGGCGTCTCCCCCGATCTCCTCACCATCGCCAAGGGCCTGGGCGGCGGCTATCAGCCGATCGGCGCGACGCTGCTGAGCAAGCGGATCTACGATGCCTTCGCAAGAGGCAGCGGCTTCTTCCAGCACGGCCACACCTACATGGGCCACCCGATGGCGTGCGCCGCCGCGCTGGCGGTGCAGCAGGTGATCGCGCGCGACGACCTGCTCGCCAACGTCCGCGCGATGGGGGCGAGGCTGGCCGCGGGTTTGCAGGCGCGATTCGGCGATCATCGGTTCGTCGGCGACATCCGCGGCCGCGGCCTGTTCCAGGCGCTGGAGCTGGTGGCCGACCGCGACTCCAAGGAACCCTTTGATCCGGCACTGAAATTGCATGCTCGCGTAAAACAGGCAGCCATGGCTAGGGGATTGATGGTATACCCGTCAGGGGGTACGGTTGACGGGGAGCGTGGCGACCATGTGTTGCTGGCGCCCCCGTTCATTGCTACCGCCGGGACCATCGACGCCATCGTCGTGCGCCTCGGCGAGGCGCTCGACGCCGCGCTTTCGGACGCAGGCCTCAGCAGCTGA
- a CDS encoding conserved membrane hypothetical protein (Evidence 4 : Homologs of previously reported genes of unknown function): MTGTRRTVAIFCLGLSQLLHWGLSYYLIGGFGGRIGADLGWSHAKIYSGFSLALLVMGVLSTPIGRAIDRHGGRMPMSIGAALAALGCLGLMVCRDYWLYLLAWTALGAAMRLTLYDAAFAALAKAFGSGAKRPISQITLLGGLASTVFWPFGNWLAEGWGWRTAMLVYAAIALASIPLFLTLPKTPRPAPAASAAAETDAPPAPPPSRAAALLYAFTVAGLNFLNAAMSAHMIALLSGLGLALATAVWVASLRGIGQSSARLAEVLFGGRLNPLDLHLGAALGLPVSFLAGLLSGDWIVAAVVYCVLYGASNGLMSITRGTLPLVLFDPRTYGATVGRLLTPGFVLAAAAPSAFAALIDAFGPRAAMATAVVLALSITAAAAVLRRRFYRPV, encoded by the coding sequence ATGACCGGGACCCGCCGCACCGTCGCGATCTTCTGTCTGGGTCTGTCGCAGCTTCTGCATTGGGGGCTGTCGTATTACCTGATCGGCGGTTTCGGTGGACGCATCGGCGCCGACCTCGGCTGGAGCCACGCCAAGATCTATTCCGGCTTCTCGCTGGCGCTCCTGGTGATGGGGGTGCTCTCCACGCCGATCGGCCGCGCCATCGACCGCCACGGCGGACGGATGCCGATGAGCATCGGCGCGGCGCTCGCCGCGCTCGGCTGTCTCGGCCTCATGGTCTGCCGGGACTATTGGCTCTATCTGCTCGCCTGGACGGCGCTCGGCGCGGCGATGCGCCTCACCCTCTACGACGCCGCGTTCGCCGCCCTCGCCAAGGCGTTCGGCAGCGGCGCGAAGCGGCCGATCTCGCAGATCACCCTGCTCGGCGGGCTCGCCTCGACGGTGTTCTGGCCGTTCGGCAACTGGCTGGCCGAGGGCTGGGGCTGGCGCACCGCGATGCTGGTCTACGCCGCGATCGCGCTCGCCTCGATCCCGCTGTTCCTGACCCTGCCGAAGACGCCGCGTCCGGCTCCCGCCGCAAGCGCCGCCGCCGAAACCGACGCGCCGCCCGCGCCGCCGCCGTCGCGCGCCGCCGCGCTGCTCTACGCCTTCACCGTCGCCGGGCTCAACTTCCTCAACGCGGCGATGTCGGCGCACATGATCGCGCTGCTCTCCGGGCTCGGCCTCGCGCTCGCAACCGCAGTGTGGGTGGCGTCGCTGCGCGGCATCGGGCAGTCCTCGGCGCGGCTCGCCGAGGTGCTGTTCGGCGGCCGGCTCAACCCCCTCGACCTCCACCTCGGCGCGGCGCTCGGGCTGCCGGTGAGCTTCCTCGCCGGTCTGCTGAGCGGCGACTGGATCGTCGCCGCGGTGGTCTATTGCGTGCTCTACGGCGCGTCCAACGGATTGATGTCGATCACCCGCGGCACCCTGCCGCTGGTGCTGTTCGACCCGCGCACCTACGGCGCCACGGTCGGGCGGCTGCTCACCCCCGGGTTCGTGCTCGCGGCCGCCGCGCCCTCGGCGTTCGCGGCGCTGATCGACGCCTTCGGCCCGCGCGCGGCGATGGCGACGGCGGTGGTCCTCGCCCTCAGCATCACCGCCGCCGCAGCGGTGCTGCGGCGGCGGTTCTATCGCCCGGTCTAG
- the braG gene encoding High-affinity branched-chain amino acid transport ATP-binding protein BraG produces MLRFTRVTAGYGPVQVLSDLDLAVEKGEAVALIGRNGAGKTTTLKTAIGLTRLISGRIVFDGRDLGGLPTHEAARLGLGWVPEDRRVFARLSVWENLDVGRRPPRPDAPEWTETRVLDVFPHLKGLLDRPAAHLSGGEQQMLTVARTLMGQPRLLLLDEPSEGIAPKVVEDLAEALAGVKAAGVGILLSEQNWRFAAALADRAVLLESGRAVGEGAMADLIAEGTRLAAVLGL; encoded by the coding sequence GTGCTGCGGTTCACGCGCGTGACTGCCGGATACGGCCCGGTCCAGGTGCTGTCCGACCTCGATCTCGCGGTGGAGAAGGGCGAGGCGGTGGCGCTGATCGGACGCAACGGCGCGGGCAAGACCACCACCCTCAAGACCGCAATCGGACTGACCCGGCTGATTTCGGGGCGGATCGTCTTCGACGGCCGCGACCTCGGCGGCCTGCCGACCCACGAAGCGGCGCGCCTCGGCCTCGGCTGGGTGCCCGAGGACCGCCGGGTGTTCGCACGCCTCTCGGTGTGGGAGAACCTCGACGTCGGTCGCCGTCCGCCGCGTCCCGATGCGCCGGAATGGACCGAAACCCGGGTGCTCGACGTGTTCCCGCACCTCAAGGGCCTGCTCGACCGCCCCGCCGCCCACCTCTCGGGCGGCGAGCAGCAGATGCTGACGGTGGCGCGCACCCTGATGGGGCAGCCGCGCCTGTTGCTGCTCGACGAACCCTCGGAAGGGATCGCGCCGAAGGTGGTGGAGGATCTCGCCGAGGCGCTCGCCGGGGTCAAGGCGGCGGGCGTGGGGATTCTGCTGTCGGAACAGAACTGGCGCTTCGCCGCCGCGCTCGCCGACCGCGCGGTGCTGCTGGAAAGCGGCCGCGCGGTCGGCGAAGGGGCGATGGCGGACCTGATCGCCGAAGGCACGCGCCTCGCCGCGGTGCTCGGCCTGTAA
- a CDS encoding conserved hypothetical protein (Evidence 4 : Homologs of previously reported genes of unknown function), whose protein sequence is MGLRVRKIARLLPGVRLNLSKSGASLSLGGRGLSVNLGRGGVRTTAGVPGSGLSYSTRAPWSGGGTARTLAFVAALVALAILAWFAFAA, encoded by the coding sequence ATGGGTTTACGGGTGCGCAAGATCGCGCGGCTTCTGCCGGGCGTGCGTCTCAATCTGAGCAAGAGCGGCGCGAGTCTGTCGCTCGGCGGGCGCGGCCTGTCGGTCAACCTCGGGCGCGGCGGCGTGCGCACCACCGCGGGCGTTCCCGGCTCCGGTCTTTCCTACTCGACCCGCGCGCCGTGGTCGGGCGGCGGCACGGCGCGCACCCTGGCGTTCGTCGCGGCGCTCGTCGCGCTCGCGATCCTCGCCTGGTTCGCGTTCGCCGCATGA
- a CDS encoding conserved hypothetical protein (Evidence 4 : Homologs of previously reported genes of unknown function): MTEQAPVALAVAPNGGRRVKADHPAIPLTPSELAETAAACLDAGAAMIHVHVRDREGGHLLDADAYAAALAAIRGAVGTRLVAQITSEALGRYAPAEQIAVVRAVRPEAVSLALRELCPDAAAESRFAEFLLWLKAEGVAPQMIVYSAAEFARLAALIRRGLVPWADPPVLFVLGRYTAGQTSAPADLLPFLAPGMPRPAHWMTCAFGRFEAACAAASALLGGHVRIGFENNLHLPDGTIAPDNAASVAAVADALARLGLRRADADALRAAWRADFAA, encoded by the coding sequence ATGACAGAACAGGCACCCGTCGCCCTCGCCGTCGCCCCCAACGGCGGCCGCCGCGTCAAGGCCGACCACCCGGCGATTCCGCTCACGCCGTCCGAACTCGCCGAGACCGCCGCCGCGTGTCTCGACGCCGGCGCGGCGATGATCCACGTTCATGTGCGCGACCGCGAGGGCGGCCACCTGCTCGACGCCGATGCCTACGCCGCAGCCCTCGCGGCGATCCGCGGCGCGGTGGGAACCCGGCTGGTGGCGCAGATCACCAGCGAGGCGCTCGGACGCTATGCCCCGGCGGAGCAGATCGCGGTGGTGCGGGCGGTGCGGCCCGAGGCGGTCTCACTGGCGCTGCGGGAGCTCTGCCCGGATGCGGCGGCGGAATCGCGGTTCGCCGAGTTTCTGCTGTGGCTCAAGGCCGAAGGCGTCGCGCCGCAGATGATCGTCTACTCCGCCGCCGAATTCGCCCGGCTCGCCGCGCTGATCCGGCGCGGACTGGTGCCGTGGGCCGATCCGCCGGTACTGTTCGTGCTCGGCCGCTACACCGCCGGGCAGACCTCCGCGCCCGCCGATTTGCTGCCGTTCCTCGCCCCCGGGATGCCGCGCCCGGCGCACTGGATGACCTGTGCGTTCGGCCGCTTCGAGGCGGCGTGCGCGGCCGCGTCGGCGCTCCTCGGCGGCCACGTCCGGATCGGGTTCGAGAACAACCTCCACCTCCCCGACGGCACGATCGCTCCCGACAACGCCGCCTCGGTCGCGGCGGTGGCGGACGCCCTCGCCCGCCTCGGCCTCCGCCGCGCCGACGCCGACGCTCTGCGCGCGGCCTGGCGCGCGGATTTCGCCGCCTGA
- a CDS encoding Transcriptional regulator, RpiR family — MDQGPLGRRLLADFGRLSPQLRQAARFVVEHPDDVALLTMREQARRAGVQPATMTRLAQRLGFAGYDAVRGLYAEAVRAGEIGFAGRAGRQIAQQRERGASGLADAYLAAAIDDLAALRAPTVLAGLGDAADLLAAAPRIYCLGLRASFPPAWAAAYLLGLIDDRAILLDDGGALLADRARAAAAGDAALAFGFAPYTRATVDAARDLAARGVAVVAVTDGPASPLARLARVAIRVGGGESPSFFRSFAAAFAVAEVLAALVAGKRGDAAQAALAETERRLAASRVHWVEKE, encoded by the coding sequence ATGGATCAAGGGCCGCTCGGCCGCCGCCTGCTTGCGGATTTCGGCCGCCTTTCGCCGCAGCTGCGGCAGGCGGCGCGGTTCGTCGTCGAACACCCCGACGACGTCGCGCTGCTGACGATGCGCGAGCAGGCGCGCCGCGCCGGGGTGCAGCCGGCGACGATGACCCGCCTCGCCCAGCGCCTCGGTTTCGCGGGGTACGACGCGGTGCGCGGGCTCTATGCCGAGGCGGTGCGCGCGGGCGAGATCGGCTTCGCCGGGCGGGCCGGACGGCAGATCGCCCAGCAGCGCGAGCGCGGCGCGTCCGGCCTTGCCGACGCCTATCTCGCCGCGGCGATCGACGATCTCGCCGCGCTCCGCGCCCCCACCGTTCTCGCGGGGCTGGGCGACGCCGCCGACCTGCTCGCCGCCGCGCCGCGGATCTATTGCCTCGGCCTGCGCGCGAGCTTTCCGCCCGCATGGGCGGCGGCGTATCTCCTCGGCCTGATCGACGACCGCGCGATCCTGCTCGACGACGGCGGCGCGCTGCTCGCCGATCGCGCCCGCGCCGCCGCCGCCGGCGACGCCGCGCTGGCGTTCGGCTTCGCGCCCTATACCCGCGCCACCGTCGACGCCGCGCGCGATCTCGCCGCGCGCGGCGTCGCGGTGGTCGCCGTCACCGACGGCCCGGCGTCGCCGCTCGCCCGCCTCGCGCGGGTGGCGATCCGCGTCGGCGGCGGCGAGTCTCCGTCGTTCTTCCGATCCTTCGCCGCCGCCTTCGCGGTGGCCGAAGTGCTTGCCGCGCTGGTCGCCGGCAAGCGCGGCGACGCCGCCCAGGCGGCCCTCGCCGAAACCGAGCGCCGCCTGGCCGCGAGCCGGGTCCATTGGGTTGAGAAGGAGTGA
- a CDS encoding TRAP transporter, 4TM/12TM fusion protein, producing the protein MSNTDTSKPEAHAVDAEALQDLVTAVDMGGRKPTGLTAKLMMAIAFSWSMFQLWYASPLPFMLNIGVITDGIARSIHLAFAIFLAALSYPAFVRSPRDRVPLSDWLLGIAGACATLYLVVFYRDLALRPGLPTTTDVVVSVVGVVVLLEMARRAVGPAIMVIAIVMLGYIFAGPHLPGMIAHKGASLSRVASQMWLTSEGIFGVALGVSTNVVFMFVLFGTLLEKAGAGGYFIQLAFSILGGFRGGPAKAGVVASGLTGMISGSSIANVVTTGTFTIPLMKRVGYSPVKAGAIECAAGVNGQIMPPVMGAAAFLIAEYVGISYAEVVKHAFFPALLTYGSLFYIVDIEAMKMGLKGLPTSRRGTLLNAALRTLMGFAGAIVLAGVIYYAIGWVKVVFGAAASPIIAVAVAVAYVALIAYRAKFPDMPLDDPNTGFVKVPEFQATARTGLHFILPVVVLIWSLMVEELSPGLSGFWGTVTLVLLIITQRPLTAWFRGRREILGREFRAGLVDLFEGLVSGARNMTTVGIATSTAGIVVGTVLLTGIGLVMTEVVELVSGGSLVIMLLLTAVICIILGMGMPTTAAYVVVATLMAPVVVDIAAKNDLALPLVAVHLFVFYFGLMADVTPPVGLAAYAAAAISGGDPVKTGAQGFRYEIRTALLPFIFIFNHRLLMIDIDGPVEFVIMVGSSVAAMVAFVGATQHWLLVRNRIYETAALVLICFTLFRPGFWLDMISPPYTLEPASILIAEAQATPPGGSLHVRFSSVNPLGEEVEKLVRIKVGEGTTGQQKLASAGLNVSALGDMVTVTTVRLGSLPNKFGIQAGDSVVAVAKPTDRPAREWFMLPALALLGLIFFAQMRRKKRLAAEGLPLTGRV; encoded by the coding sequence ATGAGCAACACCGACACCAGCAAGCCCGAAGCCCATGCCGTCGACGCCGAGGCGCTTCAGGACCTCGTCACCGCCGTCGACATGGGCGGGCGGAAACCCACGGGCCTGACCGCGAAGCTCATGATGGCGATCGCGTTCTCGTGGTCGATGTTCCAGCTCTGGTACGCTTCGCCGCTGCCGTTCATGCTCAATATCGGCGTCATCACCGACGGCATCGCCCGCTCGATCCACCTCGCGTTCGCGATCTTCCTCGCGGCGCTCAGCTACCCGGCGTTCGTGCGCTCGCCGCGCGACCGGGTGCCGCTGTCCGACTGGCTTCTCGGCATCGCCGGCGCGTGCGCGACGCTCTATCTCGTGGTGTTCTACCGCGATCTCGCGCTGCGCCCCGGCCTGCCCACCACCACCGACGTGGTGGTCTCGGTGGTCGGCGTGGTGGTGCTGCTGGAAATGGCGCGCCGCGCCGTCGGCCCCGCGATCATGGTGATCGCGATCGTGATGCTCGGCTACATCTTCGCGGGTCCCCACCTGCCCGGAATGATCGCCCACAAGGGCGCGTCGCTTTCGCGCGTCGCCTCGCAGATGTGGCTGACCTCCGAGGGCATCTTCGGCGTCGCGCTCGGCGTGTCCACCAACGTGGTGTTCATGTTCGTGCTGTTCGGCACGCTGCTGGAAAAGGCGGGCGCGGGCGGCTATTTCATCCAGCTCGCGTTCTCGATCCTCGGCGGCTTTCGCGGCGGCCCGGCGAAGGCGGGCGTGGTCGCCTCCGGCCTCACCGGAATGATCTCCGGCTCCTCGATCGCCAACGTCGTCACCACCGGCACCTTCACCATTCCGCTGATGAAGCGGGTCGGCTATTCGCCGGTGAAGGCGGGCGCGATCGAGTGCGCGGCGGGCGTCAACGGCCAGATCATGCCGCCGGTGATGGGCGCGGCGGCGTTCCTGATCGCCGAGTACGTCGGCATCTCCTACGCCGAAGTGGTCAAGCACGCGTTCTTCCCGGCGCTGCTGACCTACGGCTCGCTGTTCTACATCGTCGACATCGAGGCGATGAAGATGGGCCTCAAGGGCCTGCCGACCTCGCGCCGCGGCACCCTGCTCAACGCCGCGCTGCGCACCCTGATGGGCTTCGCCGGGGCGATCGTGCTCGCGGGCGTGATCTACTACGCGATCGGCTGGGTCAAGGTGGTGTTCGGCGCCGCCGCCTCGCCGATCATCGCGGTGGCGGTGGCGGTGGCCTACGTCGCGCTGATCGCCTACCGCGCGAAGTTCCCCGACATGCCGCTCGACGATCCCAACACCGGGTTCGTCAAGGTGCCCGAATTCCAGGCCACCGCGCGCACCGGCCTGCACTTCATCCTGCCGGTGGTGGTGCTGATCTGGAGCCTGATGGTCGAGGAGCTGTCGCCCGGCCTCTCGGGCTTCTGGGGCACCGTCACCCTGGTGCTGCTGATCATTACCCAACGGCCGCTCACCGCGTGGTTCCGCGGCCGGCGGGAGATTCTCGGCCGCGAGTTCCGCGCCGGTCTCGTCGATCTCTTCGAGGGGCTGGTGTCGGGCGCGCGCAACATGACCACCGTCGGCATCGCCACCTCGACCGCGGGCATCGTCGTCGGCACCGTGCTGCTCACCGGCATCGGTCTGGTGATGACCGAGGTGGTGGAGCTGGTCTCCGGCGGCTCGCTGGTGATCATGCTGCTGCTCACCGCGGTGATCTGCATCATTCTCGGCATGGGGATGCCGACCACCGCGGCCTACGTCGTCGTCGCCACCCTGATGGCCCCGGTGGTGGTGGACATCGCCGCCAAGAACGATCTCGCGCTGCCGCTCGTGGCGGTGCACCTGTTCGTCTTCTACTTCGGCCTGATGGCCGACGTGACGCCGCCGGTCGGCCTCGCCGCCTACGCCGCCGCGGCGATCTCGGGCGGAGACCCGGTGAAGACCGGCGCGCAGGGATTCCGCTACGAGATCCGCACCGCGCTGCTGCCGTTCATCTTCATCTTCAACCACCGCCTGCTGATGATCGACATCGACGGTCCGGTCGAGTTCGTGATCATGGTGGGAAGCTCGGTGGCGGCGATGGTGGCGTTCGTCGGCGCGACCCAGCACTGGCTGCTGGTGCGCAACCGCATTTACGAAACCGCGGCGCTGGTGCTGATCTGCTTCACCCTGTTCCGGCCGGGCTTCTGGCTCGACATGATCTCTCCGCCCTATACCCTCGAACCGGCGAGCATCCTGATCGCCGAGGCGCAGGCGACGCCGCCCGGCGGCTCGCTGCACGTCCGCTTCTCGAGCGTCAATCCGCTCGGCGAGGAGGTCGAGAAGCTGGTGCGGATCAAGGTCGGCGAAGGTACGACCGGGCAGCAGAAGCTCGCGAGCGCGGGTCTCAACGTCAGCGCGCTCGGCGACATGGTGACGGTCACCACCGTTCGCCTCGGCAGCCTGCCGAACAAGTTCGGCATCCAGGCAGGCGACAGCGTCGTCGCGGTGGCCAAGCCCACCGACCGTCCGGCGCGCGAGTGGTTCATGCTGCCGGCGCTGGCGCTGCTCGGGCTGATCTTCTTCGCGCAGATGCGCCGCAAGAAGCGCCTCGCCGCCGAGGGCCTGCCGCTCACCGGCCGCGTCTGA